The Salvelinus alpinus chromosome 21, SLU_Salpinus.1, whole genome shotgun sequence genome has a segment encoding these proteins:
- the LOC139548201 gene encoding V-set and transmembrane domain-containing protein 5-like has product MWLWNTQEVALFFSITLYVCHLAGAISIRSPQQSLTRPVQQDVLFSVDISCVGIPTVQWTFMSGRVSRDIGAWQPGGYTNVSEDYMDRILTYTNGSMGLSDLRIQDTGFYVITVTELSGSSKDAGFVLNVEEVLYEDLQYLAVFAVVLASLAGFLMVSMWLMDKAYSQINAWRQRRQMPENDVTELQPL; this is encoded by the exons ATGTGGCTCTGGAACACACAGGAAGTCGCTCTTTTCTTCAGCATCACATTGTATGTGTGCCACCTAG CTGGAGCCATCTCAATACGGTCTCCTCAGCAGAGTCTGACCAGGCCTGTCCAACAGGATGTGTTGTTCTCTGTGGACATCTCCTGTGTTGGGATTCCCACAGTACAGTGGACCTTTATGTCTGGCAGGGTGAGCAGAGACATTGGGGCGTGGCAACCAGGGGGGTataccaatgtgtcagaggactACATGGACAGAATCCTCACGTACACTAATGGATCTATGGGACTTTCAGACCTACGTATTCAGGACACTGGCTTCTACGTGATCACGGTGACTGAACTGTCCGGGAGCAGCAAAGATGCAGGATTTGTCTTGAATGTGGAAG AGGTTCTGTATGAGGACCTCCAGTACCTAGCAGTGTTTGCTGTAGTGCTGGCCTCCCTGGCAGGCTTCCTCATGGTCTCCATGTGGCTCATGGACAAAGCCTACAGCCAGATCAATGCATGGAGACAGAGGAGGCAGATGCCAG AGAATGATGTAACTGAGCTGCAACCTCTCTGA